One window of Candidatus Methylocalor cossyra genomic DNA carries:
- a CDS encoding ribonucleoside-diphosphate reductase subunit alpha has product MPSESPTSLHAPQTPTPAAPIPTELYAHAPGEMRVIRRNGKVTAFDPTKISVAITKAFLAVEGNTAAASRRIHETVEQLTEQVVKALFRRLPSGGTIHIEDIQDQVELALMRGEHHKVARAYVLYRAERAKLRAERLAGQEPARETPLHVTLPDGSQKPLDLGRLRRLLAEACQGLADVEGDWILEEARRNLFDGVPAKDVVPALLMAARTRIEQEPNYSYVAARLLLDDLRREAMDFLGQEGAEVTQAEMTDRYPDYFVAFIKRGVELELLAPELARYDLARLGAALKPERDLKFTYLGLQTLYDRYFIHHRGVRFELPQAFFMRVAMGLALNEIDREDRAIEFYELLSSFDFMSSTPTLFNSGTLRPQLSSCYLTTVPDDLEGIYDAIKDNALLSKYAGGLGNDWTRVRGLGAHIKGTNGKSQGVVPFLKVANDTAVAVNQGGKRLGAVCAYLETWHLDIEEFLELRKNTGDDRRRTHDMNTANWIPDLFMKRVAEDGPWTLFSPSDTADLHELVGEAFERRYVEYEAKVDRGEITLFKRLPAVQLWRRMLSMLFETGHPWLTFKDPCNLRYTNQHVGVVHSSNLCTEITLHTSDQEIAVCNLGSVNLAAHIDDNGTLDARKLERTVATAMRMLDNVIDINYYSVPEARRSNLRHRPVGLGIMGFQDTLYKLRIPYASERAVEFADRSMELVSYFAIKASTDLAEERGRYPSFEGSLWSKGILPIDSIALLEQERGGYLQMDRSTTLDWDALRERVKTVGMRNSNTLAIAPTATISNICGVSQSIEPSYLNLSVKSNLSGEFTVINPYLVAELKQLGLWDAVMINDLKYYDGSVQKIERLPEELKTLYATAFEIDPRWLVEAASRRQKWIDQAQSLNLYLAEPSGKKLDNLYKLAWVRGLKTTYYLRTLGATHVEKSTAFDGRLNAVKGESHGGALGLRAETGASLCAIDDPACESCQ; this is encoded by the coding sequence GAAGGCTTTGTTCCGGCGTCTGCCTTCCGGCGGCACGATCCATATCGAAGATATCCAAGATCAGGTGGAACTGGCCCTGATGCGGGGTGAGCACCATAAGGTCGCCCGTGCCTACGTGCTGTATCGGGCCGAGCGGGCCAAGCTGCGGGCCGAGCGGTTGGCCGGACAGGAGCCAGCGCGCGAGACGCCATTGCACGTCACCCTGCCCGACGGTAGCCAGAAGCCGCTGGACCTGGGGCGTCTCCGCCGCCTGCTCGCGGAGGCTTGCCAAGGTTTGGCCGACGTGGAGGGGGATTGGATCTTGGAAGAAGCCCGTCGCAACCTGTTCGACGGCGTCCCCGCCAAGGATGTGGTGCCGGCCTTGTTGATGGCGGCCCGCACCCGCATCGAGCAGGAGCCCAATTACTCCTATGTCGCCGCACGGTTGTTGTTGGACGACCTGCGCCGCGAGGCCATGGATTTCCTGGGCCAGGAAGGGGCGGAGGTCACCCAGGCCGAGATGACCGACCGGTATCCCGACTATTTTGTCGCCTTCATCAAGCGCGGAGTGGAATTGGAACTCCTCGCACCGGAGCTTGCCCGTTACGACCTCGCCCGCCTGGGGGCAGCCTTAAAGCCCGAGCGCGACTTGAAGTTTACCTATTTGGGACTGCAGACCCTATACGACCGCTACTTCATCCACCATCGCGGGGTCCGCTTCGAGCTGCCCCAGGCGTTCTTCATGCGGGTTGCCATGGGTCTTGCCCTGAACGAAATCGACCGCGAGGACAGGGCGATCGAGTTCTACGAGCTGTTGTCGAGTTTTGACTTCATGTCATCCACGCCGACCCTGTTCAATTCCGGTACATTGCGGCCGCAATTGTCCTCCTGCTACCTCACCACCGTGCCGGACGATCTGGAGGGCATCTATGACGCCATCAAGGACAATGCCCTGTTATCGAAGTACGCCGGCGGCCTCGGTAACGACTGGACCCGGGTGCGCGGTCTCGGTGCCCACATCAAGGGGACCAACGGCAAGTCGCAGGGCGTGGTGCCGTTCCTGAAGGTGGCCAATGACACCGCAGTGGCGGTGAACCAAGGCGGCAAGCGCTTGGGCGCGGTCTGCGCCTACCTCGAAACTTGGCATCTGGACATCGAGGAGTTCTTGGAGCTGCGGAAAAACACCGGCGATGACCGCCGCCGTACCCACGACATGAACACCGCCAACTGGATTCCCGATCTGTTCATGAAACGGGTGGCCGAGGACGGCCCGTGGACGCTGTTTAGCCCCAGCGATACGGCGGACCTGCACGAACTGGTCGGGGAAGCCTTTGAGCGCCGCTACGTCGAATATGAAGCCAAGGTGGACCGCGGCGAGATCACCCTGTTCAAGCGCCTGCCCGCCGTTCAGCTGTGGCGGAGGATGCTTTCGATGCTGTTCGAGACCGGACATCCCTGGCTCACTTTCAAAGATCCTTGCAATCTCCGCTACACCAATCAGCATGTGGGGGTAGTGCACAGTTCCAATCTGTGCACCGAAATCACCCTCCACACCAGCGACCAAGAGATCGCGGTGTGCAATCTGGGTTCGGTCAATCTGGCTGCCCATATCGACGACAACGGTACCCTCGACGCCCGCAAGCTGGAACGGACCGTCGCCACCGCCATGCGGATGCTGGATAACGTCATCGATATCAACTACTACAGTGTGCCCGAGGCGCGCCGCTCCAACCTCCGGCATCGGCCGGTGGGGCTCGGCATCATGGGGTTCCAGGACACCTTGTACAAACTGCGCATCCCATATGCCTCGGAACGGGCGGTGGAATTCGCCGACCGCAGCATGGAGCTGGTGAGCTATTTCGCCATCAAGGCTTCCACCGACCTCGCCGAAGAACGGGGCCGTTATCCGAGCTTTGAAGGTTCCCTGTGGAGCAAGGGTATCCTGCCCATCGACTCGATCGCCTTGCTCGAGCAGGAACGGGGTGGATACTTGCAGATGGACCGAAGTACCACCTTGGACTGGGACGCCCTGCGGGAACGGGTCAAGACCGTCGGTATGCGCAACAGCAACACCCTGGCTATCGCGCCGACCGCGACCATCTCCAACATCTGCGGTGTGTCGCAGTCCATCGAGCCGAGTTACCTCAACTTGAGCGTAAAGTCCAACCTGTCCGGCGAATTCACCGTGATCAATCCCTATCTGGTGGCTGAGCTCAAGCAGCTCGGCCTATGGGATGCTGTCATGATCAACGATCTTAAGTATTACGACGGCAGCGTGCAGAAGATCGAGCGCCTCCCTGAGGAGCTGAAGACCCTGTACGCCACCGCCTTCGAGATTGATCCCCGCTGGCTGGTGGAAGCCGCCTCCCGGCGCCAGAAGTGGATCGATCAGGCGCAATCCCTCAACCTGTACCTGGCCGAACCTTCCGGCAAGAAACTGGACAATTTGTACAAGCTGGCCTGGGTGCGGGGCCTTAAGACCACCTACTATCTCCGTACGCTGGGCGCCACCCATGTGGAGAAAAGCACGGCCTTTGACGGCCGGCTGAATGCTGTCAAGGGGGAGTCCCACGGGGGGGCATTGGGGCTGCGCGCGGAGACGGGTGCCAGCCTGTGCGCCATCGACGATCCGGCCTGCGAATCTTGCCAGTAA
- a CDS encoding YgaP family membrane protein produces the protein MTTERLVRIVAGFFVLLSLSLGAEASPLFVDARWLWFTAFVGANLLQSGFTRFCPLEMLLQRLGVKTSSRPNP, from the coding sequence ATGACCACCGAGCGCTTGGTGCGCATTGTCGCCGGTTTTTTCGTACTGTTGTCCTTGTCCTTAGGCGCCGAGGCCAGTCCGTTGTTCGTCGATGCCCGCTGGCTTTGGTTCACGGCTTTCGTGGGCGCGAATTTGCTCCAAAGCGGCTTCACCCGCTTTTGTCCCTTGGAAATGCTCCTCCAGCGGCTGGGCGTCAAAACGTCCTCGCGTCCCAACCCTTAG